A genomic stretch from Chitinophaga agri includes:
- a CDS encoding tetratricopeptide repeat protein, whose protein sequence is MKSDTPLVKKLEQNRKFLLGYHLAFETTSQRKNWRHIVMLWFSAASQGHKKAQFYLAACYDNGWGVQKDISVAYKWYMKAALQGHMESQYNVGFFYHSGEVVKQDGKKAVYWYQLAAAQGDTEAQRDLGFCYFYGQGTEKDVAKAIYWYKKAAGKDDPKALYNLGLCYKHGDGVGISQRWAKYYFEKAARLGNNAASLQLREIMRSSQLS, encoded by the coding sequence ATGAAAAGTGATACACCGCTCGTTAAAAAACTGGAACAAAATAGAAAATTCCTTTTAGGCTATCACCTTGCCTTTGAAACAACAAGCCAGCGCAAGAACTGGCGACACATTGTTATGCTTTGGTTCTCAGCTGCTTCTCAGGGTCACAAAAAAGCACAGTTCTATCTGGCCGCCTGTTACGACAACGGATGGGGCGTACAGAAAGACATCTCAGTGGCTTACAAATGGTACATGAAAGCTGCCTTACAGGGACATATGGAGTCTCAGTACAATGTAGGTTTCTTCTATCATTCGGGAGAAGTGGTAAAACAGGACGGTAAAAAAGCGGTGTACTGGTACCAGCTGGCTGCCGCCCAGGGCGATACTGAAGCGCAGCGTGACCTGGGTTTCTGTTATTTCTACGGACAGGGAACAGAAAAAGATGTGGCAAAAGCGATCTACTGGTACAAAAAAGCCGCTGGTAAAGATGACCCGAAGGCTTTGTATAACCTGGGGCTCTGCTATAAACATGGCGACGGCGTCGGCATCTCTCAGCGCTGGGCAAAGTATTATTTTGAAAAAGCCGCCAGGTTGGGAAATAATGCCGCATCCCTTCAGCTACGGGAGATCATGCGCTCCAGCCAGTTGTCCTAA
- a CDS encoding glycoside hydrolase family 27 protein: protein MKSLFLWALLLTGFTTFAQKKQDFHTWAATPPMGWNSWDCYGPTVTEAEVKANADYMATHLKQYGWKYIVVDIRWYVANDKSHGYNEKDPDYNIDQYGRFQPAINRFPSAAGGKGFKPLADYLHSKGLKFGIHIMRGVPVVAVNRKLPVKGTNVTAADIYSDQHQCKWLHDMYTVVPGKTGAQEYYNSLFELYASWGLDFIKIDDLSAPIYFTEEIEMIRKAIQRTGREIVLSTSPGETPVAQAAHVQQHANMWRTVDDFWDNWPHLKDHFEVFDRWNKWRTAGAWPDGDMLPLGRIGIRAERGEPRMSAFTKDEQYTLMTLWTIFRSPLMFGGNLPDNDAFTLSLITNKNVLQVLNNSANNRPLFNNKEQAAWTADVPGKSAKYLAVFNKADKDAAAVAVDLTTIGITGQYTVTDLWTGKVVGTFTGSFAPEIHPHGAGLYKITP, encoded by the coding sequence ATGAAATCACTTTTTTTATGGGCCTTACTACTGACAGGCTTTACCACGTTTGCACAAAAAAAGCAGGATTTTCACACCTGGGCCGCTACGCCACCAATGGGATGGAACAGCTGGGATTGTTACGGTCCGACGGTAACGGAAGCCGAAGTGAAAGCGAACGCCGACTACATGGCTACTCACCTGAAACAGTACGGATGGAAGTACATTGTAGTGGACATTCGCTGGTATGTGGCTAATGACAAATCACATGGCTATAATGAGAAAGATCCTGATTACAATATTGACCAATATGGTCGCTTTCAACCGGCTATCAATCGTTTCCCATCTGCCGCAGGCGGAAAAGGATTTAAGCCACTGGCTGATTATCTGCATAGCAAGGGACTTAAATTTGGTATCCATATCATGCGGGGAGTACCGGTAGTGGCGGTTAACAGGAAACTGCCGGTCAAAGGCACTAATGTAACAGCTGCCGATATTTACAGTGACCAACACCAGTGTAAATGGCTGCATGATATGTACACCGTTGTTCCGGGCAAAACAGGCGCGCAGGAATATTACAATTCCCTGTTTGAGCTGTATGCTTCGTGGGGACTGGATTTCATCAAGATCGATGACCTCTCCGCGCCTATCTATTTCACAGAAGAAATCGAGATGATCAGGAAAGCTATTCAGCGTACCGGTCGTGAAATTGTATTAAGTACATCACCGGGAGAAACGCCGGTTGCACAGGCAGCGCACGTACAACAGCATGCTAATATGTGGCGTACGGTGGATGATTTCTGGGACAACTGGCCTCACCTGAAAGATCATTTTGAGGTATTTGATCGCTGGAATAAATGGCGTACAGCAGGCGCATGGCCTGATGGAGATATGTTACCACTGGGACGCATCGGTATCCGTGCAGAAAGAGGAGAACCACGCATGAGTGCATTTACAAAAGATGAGCAGTATACCCTGATGACACTCTGGACGATCTTCCGTTCACCGCTGATGTTCGGTGGTAATCTGCCGGACAATGATGCATTCACACTGTCGCTGATCACCAATAAAAATGTATTGCAGGTATTAAATAACAGTGCGAATAACCGCCCGCTTTTCAATAACAAAGAGCAGGCAGCGTGGACAGCCGATGTACCTGGAAAATCCGCTAAATACCTGGCAGTATTCAATAAAGCAGATAAGGATGCTGCCGCTGTTGCTGTTGATCTGACAACTATTGGTATTACGGGACAATATACTGTCACAGACCTCTGGACAGGAAAAGTGGTGGGGACATTCACAGGTAGCTTTGCACCGGAGATCCATCCGCATGGCGCAGGACTTTACAAGATCACTCCATAA
- a CDS encoding helix-turn-helix domain-containing protein: MVHYRHLADLNRANNFPLPENPLLSITRCDKTCTIGDREFTSDFYMIGFKKLKAGVFKYGRTNYDNQSGSMYFSSPRQIIEMKGLEFEEDGFLLFLHEDYLNGHPLYAEITKYHFFDYEVNEALHLSPREEQIMWELYHKIETEYNGTQDEYSRNIILGHISSMLQYSQRFYKRQFINRATLSGKTVSRFNETLANYFKEGSIEDKGLPTVNYMAEQLHLSPRYLSDLLKQETGKTAIELIHIYLISQAKNLLRSADQRVAEIAYLLGFENLPYFSRLFKKEVGMSPNQYKKMA, from the coding sequence ATGGTACACTACAGGCATCTCGCAGATCTGAACCGGGCAAACAATTTTCCCTTACCGGAAAACCCCTTGCTCAGCATCACCCGTTGTGATAAAACCTGTACGATCGGTGACCGGGAATTTACCAGTGACTTCTATATGATCGGGTTCAAAAAGCTGAAGGCCGGCGTGTTCAAATACGGCCGGACGAACTACGACAACCAGAGCGGTTCCATGTATTTCAGCAGCCCCCGCCAGATCATTGAAATGAAAGGACTGGAATTTGAAGAAGATGGCTTTCTGTTATTCCTGCATGAGGATTATCTGAACGGACATCCACTGTATGCAGAGATCACAAAGTACCACTTCTTCGACTATGAGGTCAATGAAGCGCTGCATTTGTCGCCACGCGAAGAGCAGATCATGTGGGAGCTGTATCACAAAATAGAAACAGAGTATAACGGCACACAGGACGAATACAGCCGTAACATCATCCTCGGACATATCAGTTCCATGCTGCAGTATTCCCAGCGGTTTTACAAACGCCAGTTTATCAACAGAGCAACGTTATCCGGAAAGACTGTTTCCCGCTTCAACGAAACACTCGCCAATTATTTTAAGGAGGGTAGTATAGAAGATAAAGGATTGCCTACGGTCAACTATATGGCGGAGCAACTACATCTTTCGCCCCGCTATCTGAGCGACCTGCTGAAACAGGAAACAGGTAAGACGGCTATCGAACTGATCCACATTTACCTGATCTCACAAGCGAAGAATCTGCTGAGATCCGCAGACCAGCGTGTGGCTGAAATCGCTTACCTGCTGGGGTTTGAGAATCTCCCTTATTTCTCCCGTTTATTTAAAAAAGAAGTGGGCATGAGCCCTAACCAGTATAAAAAAATGGCCTGA
- a CDS encoding TonB-dependent receptor, protein MESFSRVSRSTVPLLLLSLLANAQTTSTNNEDSTRRLKEVIVTYQAGNKTPVTYQDLNMKVLDEKNTGQEPSFLLSETPGVTVYSDAGNMQGYSYYRLRGMDQTRINTTLDGMPLNEPEDQGAYFSNYPDILNSVSRLQIQRGVGTSKNGAASYAGSVQLFGPEAGETASTTIGAGYGAYNSFRVFAEHQSAISNRKSLYVRASQVYTDGYKYNAFNNSQSVFVSGGLYYDKSTWKLNVMAGHQRNGMAWLAVADTLIARDRRSNANTRDEKDRFFQGLVQLQNVWRPTAHATITSSLYYTYLKGGYDFDLNNFLGLKPDGNLFNYGFLSHFGGFFSNYALTCDRFKWTSGVHGNLYTRRHTGTDNWLGELYQNRGHKNEISAFSKIEYAIGKFNLYGDLQYRYTTFDYEGSVPFEKMDWHFLNPKAGVNFTAGSAVTMYYSIGRTSREPTRNDIFGGNDDLTADSTGKAMIYNQDAESVTDHELGIRFRRNNLVLDLNGYYMNFDNEIVLNGQIGPNGLLLTNKVKSSYRAGVELHAAYQLKTFTFTNNSAFNHSRIKEQTTTFTPILTPALIFNQEVAWQHKRTVLAVSGRYQRHAYIDFANEAMADSYTLMNARAQYILGGCTLTLFVNNITSAKYYNDGYVEADGTRKYFVQAPRNVYVAFKYSF, encoded by the coding sequence ATGGAATCTTTTAGTCGTGTGAGTCGCTCCACCGTACCGCTATTGTTGTTGTCTTTGTTAGCCAATGCCCAGACCACTTCAACAAATAATGAAGATAGTACCCGCAGGCTGAAGGAGGTCATTGTGACCTATCAGGCTGGCAACAAGACGCCCGTCACCTACCAGGACCTCAACATGAAGGTACTGGACGAAAAGAATACCGGCCAGGAGCCTTCTTTTCTACTATCAGAAACCCCGGGTGTCACCGTGTATTCCGATGCCGGTAATATGCAGGGCTATTCCTACTACCGGCTCAGAGGCATGGACCAGACACGTATCAATACCACGCTGGACGGTATGCCGTTAAACGAGCCGGAAGACCAGGGCGCTTACTTTTCCAACTACCCGGATATCCTCAATTCTGTCAGCCGCCTGCAGATACAACGTGGTGTTGGTACTTCCAAGAACGGCGCTGCCAGTTACGCCGGTAGTGTACAGTTGTTTGGTCCGGAAGCAGGAGAGACCGCCAGTACCACCATTGGTGCCGGATATGGCGCTTATAATAGTTTCCGGGTATTTGCTGAACACCAGAGCGCCATCAGCAACAGAAAGTCATTGTATGTCAGGGCCTCACAGGTCTATACGGATGGATACAAATACAATGCGTTCAATAATTCGCAGTCAGTGTTTGTCAGCGGCGGACTGTATTACGATAAAAGTACCTGGAAACTGAATGTCATGGCCGGGCATCAGCGAAATGGCATGGCCTGGCTGGCCGTGGCCGATACCCTGATCGCCAGGGATCGCCGCTCCAATGCCAATACCCGCGATGAAAAAGACCGTTTCTTTCAGGGACTGGTACAATTGCAAAATGTCTGGCGGCCCACTGCGCATGCGACCATAACTTCCAGCCTGTATTACACCTATCTGAAAGGCGGGTATGATTTCGATCTTAATAATTTCCTGGGATTGAAACCCGATGGTAACCTCTTTAACTATGGTTTCCTGTCACACTTCGGTGGCTTTTTCAGTAACTACGCCCTGACCTGCGATCGTTTCAAATGGACCTCCGGCGTACATGGAAATCTGTATACCCGCAGGCATACCGGTACTGACAACTGGCTGGGCGAACTGTACCAGAACCGTGGCCATAAGAACGAGATCAGTGCTTTCAGCAAAATAGAATATGCCATCGGGAAATTTAATCTGTACGGTGACCTGCAATACCGGTATACAACCTTCGACTATGAAGGCAGTGTGCCGTTTGAAAAGATGGACTGGCACTTCCTGAATCCGAAGGCAGGTGTGAACTTTACCGCAGGATCCGCTGTAACAATGTATTACAGTATCGGTCGTACCAGCCGGGAACCAACACGTAATGATATTTTCGGCGGAAATGATGATCTCACAGCCGACAGTACCGGTAAGGCCATGATCTATAACCAGGATGCCGAATCGGTTACTGACCATGAACTGGGGATTCGTTTCCGCAGGAATAACCTGGTGCTCGACCTCAACGGGTACTACATGAACTTTGATAATGAGATCGTGTTAAACGGGCAGATAGGCCCGAACGGACTACTGCTGACCAATAAAGTGAAGAGTAGTTATCGCGCCGGTGTCGAATTACATGCGGCTTATCAGCTAAAGACATTTACCTTTACAAATAATTCGGCCTTCAATCACAGTCGTATTAAAGAGCAGACAACAACTTTTACACCGATACTGACACCCGCTCTGATCTTCAACCAGGAAGTTGCGTGGCAGCACAAACGTACAGTTCTCGCTGTATCCGGAAGGTATCAGCGTCATGCCTATATCGACTTTGCCAATGAAGCCATGGCCGACAGTTACACGCTGATGAATGCAAGAGCACAATATATACTTGGTGGATGCACGCTAACACTGTTCGTCAATAATATCACCAGCGCTAAATACTATAACGATGGTTATGTAGAAGCGGATGGTACACGTAAATACTTTGTACAGGCGCCGCGTAATGTGTATGTTGCATTTAAATACAGTTTCTGA
- a CDS encoding AAA family ATPase, translated as MRKGFVFGKFMPFHKGHEAMIRFALSNCDELSVLICCSNRETLPARVRQVWLEHTFREEPRVKVLVYQYDERILPNTSETSALASELWAAQFKIIFPHHSLIVTSEPYGELVAGFMGITHIPFDMDKRKYPVSASRIRNNLPGTWQYLPDTVKSSLVTKVVLLGTESTGKTTLTGRLATHFNGTAVMEAGRDLVADSNDFSINDLYNIATEHARRIDIAATANSPLVIVDTNIHITLSYAEFAYNTALSVDRDIFESNRADLYIYLNADAPYVQDGTRLGEGDRNRLDASHRRVLDRYGITCEEVTGSDWEERFEQAVVLVEQLMQRKITSWYQLAEKPLPA; from the coding sequence ATGCGTAAAGGATTTGTTTTTGGGAAATTTATGCCTTTTCACAAGGGACATGAAGCGATGATCAGGTTTGCCCTCTCGAATTGTGATGAACTGTCTGTATTGATCTGTTGCAGTAACCGGGAAACGCTTCCGGCACGTGTACGTCAGGTCTGGCTGGAACATACATTCCGTGAGGAACCCCGTGTGAAAGTACTGGTATATCAATATGACGAAAGGATATTACCCAATACATCTGAAACATCAGCCCTCGCTTCCGAGTTATGGGCAGCTCAATTTAAGATCATCTTCCCGCACCATTCACTCATCGTGACTTCGGAGCCTTATGGCGAACTGGTGGCCGGCTTTATGGGTATCACCCATATCCCTTTTGATATGGATAAACGCAAATACCCGGTATCTGCATCAAGGATCAGGAACAACCTGCCCGGAACATGGCAATACCTGCCGGATACAGTGAAATCCTCCCTGGTAACCAAAGTGGTGCTCCTCGGTACCGAATCAACAGGGAAAACAACGTTAACCGGCAGACTGGCCACGCATTTCAACGGTACGGCTGTCATGGAAGCCGGCAGAGATCTTGTCGCAGATTCAAATGATTTTAGTATCAACGATCTGTATAATATCGCTACCGAGCATGCCAGACGTATTGACATCGCAGCAACGGCTAACAGTCCACTGGTGATCGTTGACACCAATATCCATATCACGCTTTCCTATGCAGAGTTTGCCTACAACACAGCCCTGTCTGTAGACAGGGATATCTTCGAAAGCAACAGGGCCGATCTGTATATCTACCTGAATGCAGATGCACCTTACGTGCAGGATGGTACCAGGCTGGGAGAAGGGGACCGTAACAGGCTCGATGCCTCACATCGCAGGGTACTGGACAGATATGGCATTACCTGTGAAGAAGTGACCGGTTCTGACTGGGAAGAGCGTTTTGAGCAGGCCGTCGTACTGGTAGAACAACTCATGCAAAGAAAAATAACCAGCTGGTATCAGCTGGCAGAAAAGCCGTTACCTGCATAA
- a CDS encoding alpha-L-arabinofuranosidase C-terminal domain-containing protein yields MKHWLYLALFTCITHSVSAKYDPDSVYLFSYATEKNNHHNGLHFAWSRDQQQWYPIGNEWGYLKSDYGRWGAEKKMIAPYLIIGPDGNWHCVWGLNDREHVFAHAASPDLIHWKRQSYPLMKGGNNVLAPVIWYDATRQHYSIVYKTSEGQYYQTTTKDFVTYTPAAAVPAATYTSNQIAVDLPGGKATGQVHRVPWKVASELIRTYEGKQYKITQYSESSAQDSARFAGIKNVTAAISIQPEKAKPISDLLFGVFFEDINYAADGGLYAELIQNRDFEYALSDKEGRDKQWTHTHSWTLQGEQTAFSIDSTAPVHANNRFYAVLDTKVPGAVLTNTGFDGIAVKKGDKYRLSLFSKQRNKLLVKLVSKQGAILSQATLTLSSSNWKSSAVTLTANADAPDAHLELQPLQTGRLELDMISLFPEKTFKNRKNGLRPDLAQTIADIHPRFIRFPGGCVAHGDGLGNMYRWKNTIGPLEARKPQRNLWGYHQSAGLGYFEYFQYCEDIGAEPLPVVPAGVPCQNSGVGGGGQQGGIPMAEMDDYVQEVLDLVEYANGDINTTWGRKRAEAGHPAPFHLKYIGIGNEDLITDVFEERFTMIFKAMQAKHPGITVIGTVGPFYEGTDYEEGWALARQLKVPMVDEHYYETAGWFINNQDFYDKYDRSHAKVYLGEYAAHLPGQQVNLETALSEAIYLTGVERNGDVVSMTSYAPLLAREGHTQWNPDLIYFNNTSVKPTTGYYVQKLFGTNTGNEYLHGTVTLSDQQPALNKRVSMSVVRDNQTKDVIIKLVNISPFNITSDIDLGGLSVAGTQASLTVLQGRPSAKDVVPVVSTLTVAPQFQAAMPAYSFSIIRIKTK; encoded by the coding sequence ATGAAACACTGGTTATATCTCGCTTTATTTACCTGCATAACGCATAGCGTTTCGGCTAAATACGATCCGGACTCTGTCTATCTTTTCTCCTACGCCACAGAGAAGAACAATCACCACAACGGCCTTCATTTCGCCTGGAGCAGGGACCAGCAGCAATGGTACCCTATTGGCAATGAATGGGGTTATCTTAAAAGTGATTATGGTCGCTGGGGTGCGGAAAAAAAGATGATCGCCCCTTACCTGATCATCGGACCAGATGGCAACTGGCATTGTGTATGGGGACTGAATGACAGGGAGCATGTCTTTGCCCACGCGGCCTCTCCCGACCTGATACACTGGAAACGCCAGAGTTACCCCCTCATGAAGGGCGGCAACAATGTACTGGCGCCCGTCATCTGGTATGATGCTACCCGGCAGCATTACAGTATCGTTTACAAAACCAGTGAAGGGCAATATTATCAGACGACCACCAAAGACTTCGTTACCTATACGCCGGCAGCAGCAGTTCCTGCGGCAACATATACCAGCAATCAGATAGCTGTCGACCTGCCCGGCGGAAAGGCCACCGGACAGGTACACCGTGTACCCTGGAAAGTAGCCAGTGAGCTGATCCGGACATATGAAGGGAAGCAATATAAGATCACCCAGTACAGTGAGTCATCTGCACAGGACAGCGCCCGCTTTGCCGGTATTAAAAATGTAACCGCTGCTATCAGTATCCAGCCGGAAAAAGCAAAGCCGATCAGCGATCTTTTGTTTGGCGTATTCTTTGAAGATATCAACTATGCGGCGGATGGTGGTTTGTATGCTGAGCTGATCCAGAACCGGGACTTTGAATATGCGCTTTCTGATAAAGAAGGGCGTGATAAACAATGGACCCATACCCATTCCTGGACGCTCCAGGGTGAACAGACGGCTTTTTCTATTGATTCCACCGCTCCCGTGCACGCCAATAACCGTTTCTATGCCGTACTTGATACGAAGGTACCCGGGGCAGTACTGACCAATACAGGCTTTGACGGTATTGCTGTTAAAAAGGGCGATAAATACCGGCTGTCATTATTCAGTAAGCAACGAAACAAACTACTGGTAAAACTGGTGAGTAAACAGGGTGCCATCCTCTCACAGGCTACGCTTACGCTCAGTTCTTCCAACTGGAAATCATCCGCTGTTACACTGACGGCGAATGCCGATGCGCCCGATGCGCACCTGGAATTACAACCATTACAAACAGGCCGGCTGGAACTCGATATGATCTCTCTTTTCCCTGAAAAGACATTCAAGAACAGGAAGAACGGGTTGCGGCCTGATCTCGCTCAGACCATTGCCGACATCCACCCCCGTTTCATACGATTCCCGGGCGGATGCGTTGCGCATGGTGATGGCCTTGGCAATATGTACCGCTGGAAGAATACCATTGGTCCACTGGAAGCCAGAAAGCCTCAGCGTAATCTATGGGGGTATCATCAGTCGGCCGGACTTGGTTATTTCGAATACTTCCAGTATTGTGAAGATATTGGTGCCGAACCTCTGCCTGTGGTACCCGCAGGCGTACCCTGTCAGAATTCCGGCGTTGGCGGAGGCGGTCAGCAGGGAGGTATCCCTATGGCCGAAATGGACGATTATGTACAGGAAGTACTTGACCTGGTAGAATATGCCAATGGCGATATCAATACCACCTGGGGCAGAAAACGGGCGGAAGCTGGTCATCCGGCGCCGTTCCATCTGAAATACATCGGTATCGGTAATGAAGACCTTATCACAGATGTATTCGAAGAAAGATTTACCATGATCTTTAAAGCCATGCAGGCAAAACATCCCGGGATCACGGTGATAGGTACCGTAGGTCCCTTTTACGAAGGTACTGACTATGAAGAAGGCTGGGCACTGGCCAGACAACTGAAAGTCCCTATGGTGGATGAACATTACTATGAAACCGCCGGCTGGTTCATCAACAACCAGGACTTCTACGATAAATACGATCGCTCCCATGCGAAGGTATATCTTGGAGAATATGCCGCACATCTGCCGGGGCAGCAGGTGAACCTGGAAACTGCCCTATCAGAAGCGATCTATCTTACAGGTGTGGAAAGGAACGGGGATGTGGTCAGTATGACTTCCTACGCCCCTCTACTGGCCAGAGAAGGGCATACCCAATGGAACCCTGACCTGATCTATTTTAATAACACCAGTGTAAAGCCGACCACAGGTTATTATGTACAAAAGCTGTTTGGCACGAATACAGGCAATGAATATCTGCATGGCACAGTGACACTTTCTGATCAGCAGCCGGCATTGAATAAACGGGTGTCCATGTCGGTCGTACGCGATAACCAAACAAAAGATGTCATCATTAAACTGGTCAATATTTCACCTTTTAATATTACGTCGGATATCGATCTCGGCGGACTGTCTGTTGCCGGCACGCAAGCCTCTCTGACCGTGCTGCAGGGGCGCCCATCTGCCAAAGATGTGGTACCTGTTGTGTCAACGCTCACAGTTGCGCCGCAGTTTCAAGCAGCGATGCCGGCGTATTCATTCTCAATTATCAGGATCAAAACAAAGTAG
- the pnuC gene encoding nicotinamide riboside transporter PnuC, which produces MTFFDVQHIAFSILGYNVSYIELIGTVFGLISVYYASRANVLTWPTGIFNEIALFVLFFQVQLYADMLLQVFFLVVTIFGWYNWRHTTETLPVTRMTRNMTGIHAVVLFAGTVIMGVTIQQFHRWMPGYFPLPATYPFADSFVMMASILATFLLAKKRVETWVLWIVVDIVSIVLYLIKEIYFLSLEYIIFLGLATFGLLQWRKQLKYA; this is translated from the coding sequence ATGACGTTCTTTGATGTACAGCACATCGCTTTTAGTATACTGGGATACAACGTCAGCTACATAGAACTGATAGGCACGGTCTTCGGACTGATATCCGTGTATTATGCATCCAGGGCGAATGTACTGACCTGGCCAACCGGTATCTTTAATGAGATCGCCCTGTTTGTCCTGTTCTTTCAGGTACAGCTCTATGCCGATATGTTACTTCAGGTTTTTTTCCTCGTTGTGACGATCTTCGGCTGGTACAACTGGCGGCATACAACCGAAACGTTACCGGTAACCCGTATGACGCGTAACATGACCGGTATCCATGCAGTTGTCTTATTCGCGGGTACTGTTATCATGGGAGTGACTATACAACAGTTCCACCGCTGGATGCCCGGGTATTTTCCTTTGCCGGCTACGTATCCCTTTGCAGATTCTTTTGTGATGATGGCAAGTATACTGGCTACTTTCCTGCTGGCAAAGAAACGTGTGGAAACCTGGGTATTATGGATCGTGGTCGATATAGTGAGTATCGTACTGTATCTTATTAAAGAGATTTATTTTTTATCATTAGAGTATATAATATTTTTGGGGCTGGCCACCTTTGGCCTGCTACAATGGAGGAAACAACTGAAATATGCGTAA